CGGCATAGCCTTCGCCAGCGAAGGTGTTCTTGCCATCTTTGGCGATGGACAGGTGAACGTGCATACCCGAACCGTTGTCGCCGTACAGCGGCTTAGGCATGAAGGTCGCGGTGCGGCCGTATGCGTCAGCTACGTTGTGTACGCAGTATTTCAGGGTCTGAACTTCGTCAGCCTTGGCAACCAGGGTGTTGAACTTCACGCCGATTTCGTTCTGACCGGCAGTCGCCACTTCGTGGTGGTGAACTTCGATGGTCAGGCCCATTTCTTCCATGGCGTTGCACATGGAGGTACGGATTTCGTGGTCGTGGTCGAACGGCGGAACCGGGAAGTAGCCGCCTTTGACGCCTGGACGGTGGCCTTTGTTGCCGCCTTCCACGTCCTGGTCGGACATCCACGAACCTTGTTCGGAGTAGATTTTGAACATCGAGCCGGAGATGTCGGACTTGAACTTCACTTCGTCGAAGATGAAGAACTCAGGCTCTGGACCCACAAATACGGTGTCGCCGATACCGGTCGACTTCAGGTATTCCTCGGCACGCTTGGCGATCGCCCGTGGGTCACGGTCGTAGCCTTGCATGGTCGAAGGCTCGATCACGTCGCAAACCAGGATCAGGGTCGGCTCTTCGGTGAACGGGTCGAGAACGGCAGTGGTGTCGTCCGGCATCAGGATCATGTCGGAAGCTTCGATGCCTTTCCAGCCAGCGATGGAGGAACCGTCGAACATTTTGCCTTCTTCGAAGAAAGCTTCATCCAGCGCATCGCGAGCCGGCATGGTCACGTGGTGCTGAGTGCCTTTGGTGTCCGTGAAGCGCAGATCAATCCACTTGACGTCATGATCTTTGATGAGTTGAACCGACTTCGACATAGTGTCCTCCGGGTGGCTTAGGGCTAGTAATGGATGCCCTTAAATGTGGGTGATGCCGGCGCGAATACTCTGCCATGGCAACCTGCCTCACAAGGGAGCAAATTGCATGCCAGTGCCTCATCATGGGTTTTTTGCCCCAATATCACGCTTGCAAGGGGGCGGCGCACCATAAAGCGCAAAATATCGCCCTGTAATGTAGCGTCGATTTCCATAAATGACCTGTTTTGGTGCATGCAAAACCTTCTGCACATTAACTGGTTAAACCTTGAGCAATTTCCGCTATAATCCGCGCCCCCCTTTTTCGGCTGGCCCTGCGCGCGCTGTTTTCATGAAACTAATCGTAAAAGTCTTCCCCGAGATCACCATCAAGAGCCGCCCGGTACGGATGCGTTTCATCCGCCAGTTGGCCAAAAACATCCGTACCGTGCTCCGCGACCTGGACCCGGCCGTGGTGGTGAACGGTGTGTGGGACAATCTCGAGCTGGAAACCCGCGTCAGCGACCCCAAGGTCCTGAAAGAGATGGGCGAGCGCCTGACTTGCACGCCGGGCATCGCGCACTTTTTGCAGATCGACGAGTACCCGCTGGGCGACTTCGACGACATCGTCGAGAAGTGCAAGCAGCACTACGGCGATGCGCTGGCCGGGAAGATTTTCTCGGTGCGCTGCAAGCGCGCCGGCAAGCACCCATTCAGTTCGATAGACATCGAGAAATATGTCGGCAGCCAGTTGCGCCGTCAGTGTGGTGCCGCCGGAATCGACCTGAAAAAGCCCGAAATCGAAGTCCGTATCGAAGTTCGCGACCAACGGTTGTTCGTGATCCACAGCCAGCACAACGGCATCGGCGGTTATCCGCTCGGGGCCCTGGAACAGACGCTTGTACTGATGTCCGGCGGCTTCGATTCCACCGTTGCGGCCTACCAGATCATGCGCCGCGGGCTGATGAGCCACTTCTGCTTCTTCAACCT
The Pseudomonas sp. GR 6-02 genome window above contains:
- the glnA gene encoding glutamate--ammonia ligase → MSKSVQLIKDHDVKWIDLRFTDTKGTQHHVTMPARDALDEAFFEEGKMFDGSSIAGWKGIEASDMILMPDDTTAVLDPFTEEPTLILVCDVIEPSTMQGYDRDPRAIAKRAEEYLKSTGIGDTVFVGPEPEFFIFDEVKFKSDISGSMFKIYSEQGSWMSDQDVEGGNKGHRPGVKGGYFPVPPFDHDHEIRTSMCNAMEEMGLTIEVHHHEVATAGQNEIGVKFNTLVAKADEVQTLKYCVHNVADAYGRTATFMPKPLYGDNGSGMHVHLSIAKDGKNTFAGEGYAGLSDTALYFIGGIIKHGKALNGFTNPSTNSYKRLVPGFEAPVMLAYSARNRSASIRIPYVSSPRARRIEARFPDPAANPYLGFAALLMAGLDGIQNKIHPGDAADKNLYDLPPEEAKEIPQVCGSLKEALEELDKGRAFLTKGGVFSDDFIDAYIALKSEEEIKVRTFVHPLEYELYYSC